A single Tenacibaculum sp. Bg11-29 DNA region contains:
- a CDS encoding restriction system-associated AAA family ATPase has product MKLSRLKLNSDFNSLSSGFELEFRAPYKKESPENDWSQFHPYCFAGLNGSGKSNILEALSHIFYHLENCVNVNHPKNFHPNNGANKPNAYELEYYIVPKFQNEYITNKEYIIESLFKVVITKKENELPKLEAFSYPFENIADEDSFRMLPTETERKEGYSAPAKAYLPNLIIGYSSGENEILSIPFLKSQLLSFDEYQEFLIHNRFYKEPENSLVYIDYEMSQAVLLSNLIFHDEEALKEKNILKSLKEELGVLDIKRFRMNLNIKQVEGTSNRILDQLIKEKNTQDNEDKIIDKFKNCATCYYDKEDHLILDFWVDENTKIAFKDNFKTIYELFQAFQLLYTLNYISIPQYIKSDVYNSKGYYTDGKIPTPAPEDKVFYFLDYYIEKKIKGKDETVELLLKNLSDGEQQFLHTLGICLMLRNRNALLLLDEPETHFNPDWRSKFISVLKKSLDASGSNNLMRDVLITSHSPFIISDCYPDKVIVFERDKKTKDVIAINAKKKKFKTFGTDIDIIMENIFDKGDFIGEYSKERFDKIDYSSIRKTDDIDRIKWELRDMGDSLTKDIVFAKLNRIKRELTSAKNI; this is encoded by the coding sequence ATGAAATTATCCCGACTTAAACTAAATAGTGATTTTAATAGTTTAAGTTCAGGATTTGAACTTGAATTTAGAGCTCCTTATAAAAAAGAAAGCCCAGAAAACGATTGGTCTCAGTTTCATCCTTATTGCTTTGCTGGATTAAATGGAAGTGGAAAGTCTAATATATTAGAAGCGCTTTCTCATATATTCTATCATTTAGAAAATTGTGTAAATGTAAATCACCCTAAAAATTTCCATCCTAATAATGGAGCTAATAAACCAAATGCATACGAATTAGAATATTATATTGTTCCTAAGTTTCAAAATGAATATATCACTAACAAAGAATACATAATAGAAAGTTTATTTAAAGTAGTAATTACAAAAAAAGAAAATGAACTGCCTAAGTTAGAAGCTTTTTCTTACCCTTTTGAGAACATAGCAGATGAGGACTCATTCAGAATGCTTCCAACTGAAACAGAAAGAAAAGAAGGATATTCTGCTCCAGCTAAAGCATATTTACCTAATCTAATAATAGGTTATTCTTCTGGGGAGAATGAAATTTTAAGTATTCCTTTTTTAAAGTCACAGTTATTAAGTTTTGATGAGTATCAAGAGTTTTTAATTCATAATAGATTTTACAAGGAACCTGAGAACAGTTTGGTTTATATAGATTATGAAATGAGTCAAGCTGTGTTACTGTCTAATTTAATTTTTCATGACGAGGAAGCTCTAAAAGAGAAAAATATTTTAAAATCTCTAAAAGAAGAGCTAGGGGTTTTAGATATTAAAAGATTTAGGATGAACCTAAATATAAAACAAGTAGAAGGGACTTCAAATAGAATTTTAGATCAACTTATAAAGGAAAAAAACACTCAGGATAATGAAGATAAAATAATAGATAAGTTTAAGAATTGTGCTACTTGCTATTATGATAAAGAGGATCATTTAATCCTTGATTTTTGGGTTGATGAAAACACTAAAATAGCTTTTAAAGATAATTTTAAAACCATATATGAACTTTTCCAAGCTTTTCAATTATTGTATACCTTAAATTACATTTCAATACCTCAGTACATTAAAAGCGATGTGTACAATTCGAAGGGATACTACACGGATGGTAAAATTCCAACTCCTGCTCCTGAGGATAAAGTTTTCTACTTTCTTGATTATTATATAGAGAAGAAAATTAAAGGAAAGGATGAAACGGTGGAATTATTACTTAAAAATCTTTCTGATGGAGAACAACAGTTTTTGCATACATTAGGGATTTGTTTGATGTTAAGAAATCGAAATGCATTATTGTTATTGGATGAGCCAGAAACTCATTTTAATCCAGATTGGCGTTCTAAGTTTATTAGTGTCTTAAAAAAGTCTTTGGATGCTAGTGGAAGTAATAATTTAATGCGTGATGTTTTGATTACCTCTCACTCTCCATTTATTATTTCGGATTGCTATCCTGATAAGGTTATTGTATTTGAAAGAGATAAAAAGACTAAAGATGTGATTGCAATAAATGCTAAAAAGAAAAAATTTAAAACTTTTGGAACAGATATTGATATTATTATGGAGAATATTTTTGATAAAGGAGACTTCATTGGAGAGTATTCAAAAGAGAGGTTTGATAAAATTGATTATAGTAGTATAAGAAAAACAGACGATATTGATAGAATTAAATGGGAATTACGTGATATGGGTGATTCTTTAA
- a CDS encoding restriction endonuclease subunit S, which produces MEVDKILFKNIFDFQAKSKLKASEGFDEGSFSFYTSSPKQRKYTESPEYFEESIIIGNGGVPNIHYEGRAFSTTSHCFVVRLKDDMINEFETKFVYYYLFGNIHILANGFKGVGLKNISKTYINKIEIPKYAIEDQKRYINRFDKIQNLINRKSEFLSLLDEFLLSTFIKTCGDPILNNKNHAIAKIDNLKLEKNNSIKSGPFGSTLKKEFYTPKGYKVYGQEQVVNGLDYGNYFISLDKYNELINYKVESKDVLITLMGVVGKVAVIPSNFEEGIINPRLMKISFNQKKIKSEYFQFLFQHSPYRKKVVNSARGIAMKGLNLKIVKNLEIPLPEISIQNKFLWIKKNIELQKIRSNQSLDLLEELFQTLIYKTFNEIADKTKKDEINLLIEDDILIENLINSLNSHEYSSSETYDDEVKKLFQVLNRTKKEHKNSRKGILQTFVGKKIVLQTQKKYIDNNDEIIPT; this is translated from the coding sequence ATGGAGGTAGATAAAATTTTATTTAAAAATATTTTTGATTTTCAAGCTAAATCCAAATTAAAAGCCAGTGAAGGCTTTGACGAAGGAAGTTTTTCATTTTATACATCAAGCCCAAAACAAAGAAAGTATACTGAGTCTCCAGAGTATTTTGAAGAATCTATAATAATTGGAAACGGTGGAGTTCCTAATATTCATTATGAGGGTAGAGCTTTTTCTACTACTTCTCATTGCTTTGTTGTAAGGCTAAAAGATGATATGATAAATGAATTTGAAACTAAATTTGTTTACTATTATCTATTTGGGAATATTCATATACTTGCAAATGGATTTAAAGGTGTAGGATTAAAAAATATATCTAAGACTTACATCAACAAAATTGAAATTCCAAAATATGCTATTGAAGATCAAAAGAGATACATAAATAGATTTGACAAAATCCAAAATTTAATAAATCGAAAATCCGAATTTCTTTCATTATTAGATGAATTTCTTCTTAGTACATTTATTAAAACATGTGGAGATCCAATTTTGAATAATAAAAATCACGCTATAGCAAAAATTGATAATCTAAAACTTGAAAAGAATAATTCCATTAAATCTGGACCTTTTGGTTCTACATTGAAAAAAGAATTTTATACACCAAAAGGTTATAAAGTTTATGGTCAGGAACAAGTAGTGAATGGTCTTGATTATGGAAACTACTTTATCAGTTTAGATAAATACAATGAATTAATAAATTATAAAGTAGAGTCAAAAGATGTTCTTATAACTTTAATGGGGGTTGTTGGTAAGGTAGCAGTTATTCCAAGTAATTTTGAGGAAGGTATTATTAATCCAAGGTTAATGAAAATTTCCTTTAATCAAAAGAAGATTAAGTCAGAGTATTTTCAATTTTTATTTCAACATTCTCCTTATAGGAAGAAAGTTGTGAACTCTGCTAGAGGAATCGCAATGAAAGGCTTAAACCTGAAGATTGTTAAGAATCTAGAAATACCATTACCTGAAATAAGTATTCAAAATAAGTTTTTATGGATTAAAAAAAATATTGAGCTACAGAAAATTAGAAGCAATCAGTCATTAGATTTGTTGGAAGAACTATTTCAGACTTTAATATATAAAACCTTTAATGAAATCGCTGATAAAACTAAAAAAGATGAAATAAACCTTTTAATAGAAGACGATATACTTATAGAGAATTTGATAAACTCTCTTAATAGCCACGAATATTCAAGCTCTGAAACTTATGACGATGAAGTGAAAAAACTTTTTCAGGTTTTAAATAGAACTAAAAAAGAACACAAAAACTCCCGAAAAGGAATTTTGCAAACCTTTGTTGGCAAGAAAATAGTATTGCAGACTCAAAAAAAATATATAGACAATAACGATGAAATTATCCCGACTTAA
- a CDS encoding N-6 DNA methylase, translating into MLTSKIRTKVHSLWTLLWSGGHSNPITAIEQISYLLFMKRLEVFKPDVIDEYKWSVYHKRDSKKLVSHLDLVFFYIKNDLTEEESPFFKAMRQANFSIKKPTLIEESIEIIDEIYIEIEKQEKEDEQYFQDIQGDLYEHLLKQTSEGGKNGQFRTPRHIIQMMVEMLDPDIDGKISDLACGSGGFLVAAHQYIITKYSKKTTIDINGLSKGLDGQKLNEKNKSILKNNTFYGFDIDQTMVRIGMMNLMMHGIDSPKIIHLDTLSPEYENFETENNTLKYKYILANPPFTGKINSKTISENLDRVYHPKNDKKGNRISQPVQSELLFLERIIYMLEEGGRAAVIVPEGVVFNGGKAYKETRKMLMNCCDLQGVISLPEGVFQPYTGVKTSILFFEKRKSNTESPQEMDIWFYGMNSDGYSLDANRNKLKINPLPIVIEEWESRNKKNQKNKKLQHFAIPYNEIEDNGFELNFNLYQDFIYKPENYRTPNIILKQLRELESEIFRGLEELSDDNF; encoded by the coding sequence ATGCTAACGTCAAAAATCAGAACTAAAGTACATTCACTCTGGACATTATTATGGTCAGGAGGGCATTCTAATCCTATAACAGCTATAGAACAAATCTCATATCTGTTATTCATGAAAAGATTAGAAGTCTTTAAACCAGATGTTATTGACGAGTATAAGTGGAGCGTATATCACAAAAGAGATAGTAAGAAACTGGTTTCACATCTAGATTTAGTGTTTTTTTATATTAAAAATGATTTAACGGAAGAAGAATCTCCTTTTTTTAAGGCAATGAGACAGGCTAATTTTAGTATAAAGAAACCAACATTGATAGAAGAGTCTATAGAAATAATAGATGAAATTTATATTGAAATAGAAAAGCAAGAAAAAGAAGATGAGCAATACTTTCAAGATATTCAAGGTGATCTTTATGAACATTTACTAAAACAAACTAGTGAAGGTGGTAAGAATGGGCAATTTAGAACTCCACGTCATATCATTCAAATGATGGTTGAAATGTTAGATCCAGATATTGATGGAAAGATTAGCGATTTAGCCTGTGGATCTGGAGGGTTTTTAGTTGCAGCTCATCAATATATTATAACTAAGTATTCTAAAAAAACAACTATTGATATTAACGGTTTAAGTAAGGGGTTAGATGGACAGAAGTTGAATGAAAAAAATAAAAGCATATTAAAGAATAATACTTTTTACGGTTTTGATATTGATCAAACAATGGTTAGAATAGGTATGATGAATCTAATGATGCATGGTATAGATAGTCCTAAAATTATACACTTAGATACTCTTTCTCCTGAATACGAAAATTTTGAAACTGAAAATAATACGTTAAAGTATAAATATATACTAGCTAACCCACCCTTTACTGGGAAAATTAATAGCAAGACTATAAGTGAAAATTTAGATAGAGTTTATCATCCTAAAAATGATAAAAAAGGAAATAGAATATCCCAACCTGTGCAGTCAGAGTTATTGTTTTTAGAACGAATAATTTACATGCTAGAAGAAGGAGGTCGTGCAGCAGTCATTGTGCCAGAAGGTGTAGTTTTTAATGGAGGGAAGGCATATAAAGAAACTAGGAAAATGCTAATGAATTGTTGTGATTTACAAGGTGTAATTTCTTTGCCCGAAGGAGTATTTCAACCTTACACAGGGGTTAAAACGTCTATTTTGTTTTTCGAAAAGCGTAAAAGTAATACTGAATCTCCTCAAGAAATGGATATTTGGTTTTATGGTATGAATTCGGATGGTTACTCCTTAGATGCTAACAGAAATAAACTTAAAATCAATCCTTTACCAATAGTTATTGAAGAGTGGGAATCAAGAAATAAAAAAAATCAAAAGAATAAGAAGTTACAACATTTTGCTATCCCTTATAATGAAATAGAAGATAATGGATTTGAGTTAAATTTTAATTTATATCAAGACTTTATTTATAAGCCCGAAAATTATAGAACTCCTAATATTATTCTTAAGCAACTTAGAGAGTTAGAGAGTGAAATATTTAGAGGTTTGGAAGAGCTTAGTGATGATAATTTTTAG
- a CDS encoding ATP-binding protein, translating to MKTKKTNQVFTPSKPSTLIFVERDWKINNQLVDALNTPGKQIVVFGHSGCGKTTLVLNKLNQTYENYIITRCMKGMTFENVILDGFDQLDNFYEESSSSKGLKINPKITLQYNEIKSSISLFEINKTKTKNNISVLPPQLTPQRLGHFFGESNSCWVLEDFHKITGENKTKIAQLMKVFMDMSINYDELKIIAIGAVSTARQVVEYDNELSGRVSEIKVPIMDNDEIEKIINKGEKLLNIHFSKETKDKIIKYSCGSPTICHQICLNICFNELVYQTSKKKIFFDTTHLDLALEKYLEEKTDTLTSTFDKAVKISNGSILNLPKEIIKQALNLKKEFFSFDDLINSKLIRENSVKSEKIINELCTLKRGEFFTYDINSNKYRFNNLFLKNFAFLTFKDEKDELDVAPKRKDLKVIERLLNIIENDINEDYEFYIENL from the coding sequence ATGAAAACAAAAAAAACCAATCAAGTATTTACACCATCCAAACCTTCAACATTAATTTTCGTTGAAAGAGATTGGAAAATAAACAACCAACTTGTTGATGCACTAAATACACCAGGAAAACAAATTGTCGTTTTTGGACATTCAGGTTGTGGAAAAACTACTTTAGTTCTTAATAAATTGAATCAAACTTATGAAAACTATATCATAACTCGATGTATGAAAGGAATGACATTTGAAAATGTAATTTTAGATGGCTTTGATCAATTAGATAATTTTTATGAGGAATCTTCTTCTTCAAAAGGTTTAAAAATAAATCCTAAAATTACTCTCCAATATAACGAGATCAAATCTTCAATTTCCTTATTTGAAATAAATAAAACTAAAACAAAAAACAACATATCAGTATTACCACCTCAATTAACACCACAAAGATTAGGTCATTTTTTTGGAGAATCTAATTCTTGTTGGGTTTTAGAAGATTTTCATAAAATAACCGGAGAAAATAAAACAAAAATCGCTCAATTAATGAAAGTATTTATGGATATGTCCATAAATTATGATGAGTTAAAAATAATAGCAATTGGTGCAGTTTCAACAGCAAGACAAGTTGTAGAATATGACAATGAACTATCTGGAAGAGTAAGCGAGATAAAGGTACCCATTATGGATAATGATGAAATTGAGAAAATAATAAATAAAGGAGAAAAACTTTTAAATATTCATTTTTCAAAAGAAACAAAAGACAAAATAATTAAATATTCATGCGGTTCTCCTACAATTTGTCATCAAATATGTCTTAACATTTGCTTTAATGAATTAGTTTATCAAACATCAAAAAAGAAAATTTTCTTTGATACTACTCATTTAGATTTAGCCTTAGAAAAGTATTTAGAAGAAAAGACAGATACATTAACTTCAACATTTGATAAAGCAGTAAAAATTTCAAATGGCTCAATTTTAAATTTACCCAAAGAAATAATTAAACAAGCTTTAAACTTAAAGAAAGAATTTTTTAGCTTCGATGATTTAATAAATTCTAAATTAATTAGAGAAAATTCAGTTAAATCAGAAAAAATCATTAATGAATTGTGTACTCTAAAAAGAGGAGAGTTTTTTACCTATGATATTAATTCTAATAAGTATAGGTTTAATAACCTATTTCTAAAAAACTTTGCTTTTCTAACTTTTAAAGATGAAAAAGATGAATTAGATGTTGCACCAAAAAGAAAAGATTTAAAAGTAATAGAAAGACTATTGAATATTATTGAAAATGACATTAATGAAGATTATGAATTTTATATTGAGAATTTATAA